AATAGAAATATTGCATCAAtgccattatttctattttcagataaTTGACTTGCCCCTACGGAATATTTGATCGTACGATGATATATCGtacgatattttgtatatagtgttgaatttgtcaattgtaAATAGCTATACTTGAAAATGGCCGTCGTACGGCCGAAACGTCGTTAAAGAGTTGTGTTCGTTTTTAGTTCCAAAATACAagccacattaaaaaaagtgtCCCAAAAGCTGAGGGACAATTTTATTAATCATATATTCATGCTTCATGACACAAGCAGAATGTATTTTTCAGACAACTTTCCTGTGACTACAGATGCAAATTCTGTTCCTCGTGAGGGTATATCAAGGGACGCATCAGTCCTAGtgacaaaataatgatttttaattagttttgtaGATTATGGTTTAATGCCAATTTAATGGAGTCTTGCAAGAGTGACATTGAAAGCAATTATAAAACACAATGCTCGAAATGTTCTTTGTTTGCTATCAAAATTATCAAGTGTATAATGTTTCTgccaaaatttgtaaaaattgttCATTGATTTTATGCCCCTACTGAGCGTGTTGAAAGTAAATTAAACAGCTGGCTTGACCATGAATTAGgacgaaaaaaaaataatcatataTCCTCAGCCAATTATCGCGCCATCTACCTCCTTTTTCATAACAATAAgattctttaagaaaaaaaagttttaaaagctatGATTATTGGGCTATAAGGTCCACTGACAATGTAAAATAATACCAAATTACACCAGACCTATGTTTTTCCTGATCGTTTTAAATTTAAGAAAGTATGCCAGTTTTTTTAAGCTGCACAGCTTGCATTCCTTTAACAttgttaattgttttttttacactCTCACCACTTTTCTATCTCTTAATTTTGTTCTAATGTACGTTCTGCTACAATTGAAACTTCATGTTAAATTCAAATCTATCCTAGTATTTTCGTGTTGTGGTGTAAATAAGAGACAGATGGTTTACCATCCCATTGATTAACAGAAAGAGCAGGTATTCTGACAATAAAACTTACCAATGTTTCAACTATAGTAGAATCATTATTGAGTATCAGATTTATTCTTTCATATAGGTTGTACTCCTTTTCATGGCGCTAAACctattgcatattttttttgcaataatcATCAGTATTTATAGAACGAAGGCAACTTAACTCTATGCGGAGGAAATAGCTATAGACTACGCCCTTTGATATTATCTAGACAATTACTCCATATAATCCTTCTCCCAAAATATTGTTTAAACCACTGCTTATATTAGAACTTCaggcttttcattttttcacaGAAAAATGATCCATAACAGACTTCGTGTTTTTAGAAAGCAGTTGCTAAAAACCAAAAATCAGTTGTGCTTACCGCtctaaatacaagaaaaaaataacaaaaattccaggcttaacatgtgaaaatacACCTCAGACGAACGCCAAAAATTTTTCGTGTTTTTACTCACTCTTTTAAATTCACTATTAACATGGAGGCATGACACAAGGTATTATAAATGGCCGTTTTCCTTACACCACAAAATAGGTGAATTAAACGTAGTAACACCGCTATTACTTTGTTTCAATTTGTCCAGGATTTATAACTACAACTACATACTTTTGGTGTAATAATGACCGAGAGAATCTACTTATCACGTACTAAACAGAACAATATGTAAAAGCTCTCAAGTTTACTGCAACCAAACGTGGGAAGTGCACATGGTTTTTTTAATTGCGTTATGATGCCACGAATTTTTTTGGTCCCCAAAATAATAAGAGAAAAAAAGTATAGGTAATCAAAAACCTTATTTCCATTTCGGTTAAATGTGTTCTCAGTTATTTAGCTAAGACAATGATAGTGATACAAGAGGAATACGGATAGTAAATACTGTAAAGACTTAATAGTCATCAACGAATCACTTCCTTCGAAATATTCCAACGTCATTGTCCACTTGTTCTCTTCCTTAACAATGGGTATTAATGGGTTAAAGCACGTCTAGAAGTCCTCCGCGGTCTTGATAGCCATATTAAAGCACGTGGATATATAGTTAGTGGTAAATATTTCAATAAATTAATTACAGCATTACCTGAttatgcagtttttaaaaaggtataaATAGGGTAAATTTTGCACAGTTGTTCATTAATTACCAAAGGGTAGCAACAAAGACAGCTAAATACCAAGTAGGCACCTCTACTAGTTTTAGTTAGAATACATTGTGACGCAAAGCTTATTAGTAttatatgacattttttatttaggatGAAGCTGTATATCGCTCTTGCATTGATTTGCATTAGCGCTTTGGCGCTTGCAGAAGAAGTAGAACAAGACAAAACCAGCGAAGTGACTGATCTTGAAGATCCTACTTACTACAGAAGATGTAAGTTTTtcgtttgcattttttttatggTACAGCCTCATTGGTGTGAAGAATACAGGAATTACATATTTATGAAGAAGTTccttgtattatttttattttcttaggtGGACCATATAAACGCTATAGCTCTGCAACCCACTATTGCTACCAAAACAAACTTTACAGCAGAAAATACTATCGATATTGCGGAAAATACATCTACAACATCAGAAGTCACTTCTGTTTCCGAAGACGTGTCTATGCAAAGAAGTATTACCGTATCTGTGGCTACGGTGTTTGTAACAGACGTACTCAGTTTTGCTGGAAGAGAAGATGCTACTCAAAGAGATGGTACAGAATCTGTGGATATAAAGTATGTAACAAACATACTCAATTCTGTTGGAGACGTAAATGCTACGCCAAGAGATGGTACAAAATCTGTGGATATGGTGTTTGCAATAAACACACTCAATTCTGTTGGAGACGTAGATGTTACTCAAAGAGATGGTACGCAATTTGTGGATATGGTGTTTGCAATAAACACACTCATTTCTGTTGGAAGCGTCGATGCTATTTGAAAAAATGGTATAGAATCTGTGGTTATGGTGTTTGTCACAAGCGAACACATTTCTGTTACCGACGTCGATGTTACAGCAAAAAATTGTACGGCTATTGCGGAAAATCTATCTACCGAAAAAGTAGCTACCGATGTCACTACAACAAACTTAGACGATACAAGCCATACTAAATGCCAAAAAAATTGCCCTGTAAACTTTTGTTAGGGGTTGGATAAAGAATTAAATATTGCATATTCCAAATGCTATGTTTCTATAcgcatttaataaaaaatgtttctgtATGTCGACTATTTTGGTTCCCTTACTGTTGGCTCATCGTCGTTGTCTTTTATTATCCTGGTAACAAACTAACTACATTGTTACGACAGGAAAGCACAAATTGTTAAATCCAAAAATAATGTGACAAAAAGTTTTGGAATGGTTTTAAATTTAGTCCAAAATAAAATTATGCCTCAACTACCCAAGTTTGTagcaaaaattaagttttaatgaaaaaaattttcaatttctaTAGATAGTAAACTAGAACACAGCTCGATAAATTCTAGGAAACACCTgctaatgaaattattttcttatttgctGGCAAATTACCTATGATATTACAGGGTGTTTTCTGGTTGTACTGTTTTCATAGTCACTTTTAATCCTTTTCCTCAGCTGATAAGGTGATGCTTAAAGTCCTTAGAAAATTGTCATACTTCTCCTTGAATTCTTTCATTAACGTCTACCATACCCCTTATTTTTAAATCTATCTTAGAGAGGCACTCTTCTTGCTCTTTCGCTTATGATACTTAGCCGCGCCTTTTTCCTAACTGTAACAGACCGATCGTTAACAGATTGGGTTCCGTGGTCCAAATTTTACGATAGCTGGAACGTTTTTGTACGCAAAAAAAAGTTGACCGCGCTCTAGCTACTTTATTAGGCTAATCAGATCAcggtttttttatttgcattttaaAGATTTCAAATCATATACGGCCGCTACATCCATCATAATACTCTCATCTTTCACACTTTTTATGTCCAAAGCTTTAAATATATTAAGGACATCTTCATAAGTATGCAAAATTGCTTATGATTCGTGAATGACAAGGCAATTGAAcacaataaatcatttttcgcACAAATCGAGACAAATCATATACCAACTGTTTACCAATTGGTGAGTATCAAACATTTTTCGTAGTAATCTTTTAGTGGACCAGCTCTCTTACATCTGCTGTAAAATCTAAATAACAAGCAAGAGTTAGTACAGTTTTTTATTATACTAAAAGGAACTGTGACTAAGAACATTGATAATTAAAGATGGAATATAACTTACAGACCGAAAGCCtaaataacttgttttttttaataaacggtATGAAAAGGTGGCATTAATCATAGTGTACCATGACTTGATCTGTCTTGAATATTAAATTTTgaataatattttgttgttcGGTTTATCTTGTATCTATTAATAATGATAATTCTCCTAGTAATATATCCGTGTTACCCGTCCTATCGAAAATATTTGAGATTATTGCCCGGTTAAACGGGCAGCATCAATATTTCGGAATATCGCGCAATGTATTTGGTTAGAATTTACGTCATAGCAGGCAATATTCCACAGTATTGCCCACTaccatagcaaccgtgtttaagGTAAATAAACacgaaaaaaaagtaaagaaaacgcGAAAAATAAGTGACATTTTCTATGTTGCAGCTACAATAAAAACCTGTgatgtttacacgatattcgatttaaaaaaaacattttttggttCGAATGTACATTCCATATGGGAATAGTTTCCCAAAAAGACATGGTTCCTACGTCCTgcctataattttattttttggttgTAAAATGCAGTGCctggataataatccatataataacagTTTATTTTGGGCAATACCTTCGAATATTGACTTCTGTCACGTATTGCCCTCACAAGCTCGGGCAATACTTTGacgtcggtcaatattctccTGTATTGCACTCATAAACAGCTATTATAGGGTTAAAGTTATTCTCAACCAAGTAAAAAATCAAATACAAGAATTTAATGCTTATAAGGAAACTCAATTCGGTTATCGACAAGTACATTGTTGTAGTACACTCTTACATAAGTTTTGTAATGATATAAAGGCCtcattttccacaaaatttaagTTACAATAGCTGTAATGGCTGACTACAGCAAAGCATTTAacgctaaatttttttaaacaaattaaaaaagttcaaaTTTGACTCGACTTTTATAACCTTGATTAGTGATAAACTTAGTAATAGATATCAATACTTGCAATTTTATGATAAATCCTCGTCGttacaaaaaatcaattttggtGTCCGGCAAGAAAGCATACCTACATTGTTCAACATTTATGTGTATGACTTATCTAATCAACAATACAATTTGCCGATGATACTACATTCTATCATTAATGTTAAGTCTCAAGTGTTGATAATTGTGTTAAAGAATTTGATAGGGACATTACAAATATGGAACTCTGGTCAAAGAAGACCAGCCTCGTATTTTATTCTAATAAAACGAAAACAATGCTCTGTTCAACGCAACAATTATAGCGGGTTCATCAGCTCCATTATTTTAGTAAATCTTCTATAAAAAATCTTCAACGCGTGTATCAAACATGAAACTTTTAGGAATAACCATACAGGAAAATCTGAAATGGAACGACCATGTTGCCGACCTCTTGAAAAGTTTAAACGTTTGAAACCGATTcatttaagaaaaatttaacTGAAACATTAATTTTATCCAGAATTGACTATGGTAATACAGTATTTGCCTTTAGTCTACCTAAATACTTCGTTAACCGGCGGCAAAATTACAGAATTCTTGCGCAGGGTATAGAACTAACCGTTATACAACGGAATCGGAAATAGTAAAATTAAATTGGCTTCGTGTtagcaaggaggtttaaaaaaatgttagtgAAAGAATAGCTTATGTGACTTGAAAGTTAGCACACAAAGCAATACCCGACAACATTAAACTTTAAAAAggaaataacaagaaatatCTAACAGTGACGCCAAGATGAACTTATGATAGATCCAGAAAATAATGAATATTCTTTCTCTGTTGAAGTCAGTAAGCACTTTAATGACCTTCCAAAAAATGTCAGAATTATTAGGATTTCtaaaaagtatattattttatattgcCAAAGCATACACTATTGCATTGATTTGCGTTATAACTTTATTCAGTGGTTTTTTTGGCTTTCCTGATCTTACCTATGCCTTATGTTATTCTTTCTTAACAAATTTTACGTTTGTTTGCTTCTAGTGCGTTTACTGctttttgcttttgtttttaactgtaATATCACGATAACTAGCCGAGAtaaccacaagtaactgtgccGTTAAACGCCAAGCGAAGATCTGACTAAGACTCGCAACATGTCTCACAAATTCAGGCGAAGcgttttagtacaggtatgcagtatgtcgtaaatcgagtAAAGCATACATGCAGCATTATAGCATTATAGTGTTTAAAATATAGCTTTACTGCAAATTTGGctttaataaaaacagtttcaaaccCGTCGTTGCCCTGTCATACCAAAAACAATCGTTcaatattatttcattttatggAATAAGATTCCCTGaatgttcaaaaattaatcatgTCGTTGGGCTGAGCGATTAGTAAATGTAAATCATGCTGCACACCCATAtaggcataatacccttttaaaaaaacttatcacagctccaatttaaataaaatcatataaaaCTTTCCGTTTTTAACGCCAGTCTCACCGGTAAGTACAGTTAAAAGGTGTTGCACGGGCGGATCGAAGTAAtaactttttccaaaaaaactttattacaactttcggtttaaataaaaatcagtgagcaattttattttgtaaaataagtttttataatAGTATTAAGAGATGTAGccacctaactgcatttagcataagaattattgattTAGTATTTTGTTGTAAGCCAAACTGCACAtgactactttcacttttaaacCAGAACTAGCTAGATAGATAGACACAactcaacataaaaaataaataataatataacaaGATTCAAAATGGCCTGCAACACAACGGATGAAAAAATCTTGTTCTCTTTATTACCGTTTAGTAAAAAGGTTGATAAACGGAAACTCTACAGGAAAAAACTTTACGGGAAAAACGCAAAATTTAAGGCATAACCTTACTGAAGAGATTATGTTTTCTTTCCAAATATCgcgaaaaaactttcgcgagtgatttttttctgtcctttctttctcattttttaactaaagaaactttcgctattcAAGAAATTTTGCTGCATCTAATTTTACGcgaattaagaaaagtttcgaAAAAGAATATTTATTGGTTCGATTTCGAGAGTAAGTAAAAACAGTTAGTTTATACTCACACCcaaattaaagaattttttttttttgctgaatgCTTAAGTTAAGGAGAAAATCTTGTCTCCAAACATATATTAGTCATGGAAATAGCCCTTTGCTCGTGGTTTGGCATCATCTGAGTGAAAAGGAAAACGAATTATTTTATTCTGtgacttaaatctttttttttttttttttaaaatatcgcaAGTCTAAATAATGTCCTTGTGAatgatgcaaaaaaattatacatatgGTTAATCTCCTGTTTATGGCAAACTGTTTTTAGtatatttaaccctattcggttagggggggggggcagattccgcccccctgacggttttttttaataactccttaatgCTACgttgcatggctatgatacttactgagttttttagaatttttaggTCTCATGCCTcttagaggctttgatattggctattactcgaaactgcccctaaaaatctctatggaaCCCTTacaatggggaaaatataataactcttgttaggattatccttagaacttgaaacttacaacacaactatttttcatcaagaagaatcatttttcatgttttgaacACGTGATTAAatcgatttcccgattttttggattttacccgaaaatcggaaaaatcggaTTTTCGGGCATTTTTTGGCAACGTTTCTTGTGATCTATGTagaaccggaaaatatgttaaatggaTTTTATtcagctttcagaaacttcaaacagaatgcaaaaattcgctctacaACTTaagcaattaaattttaagcagacggTGGCATTTTGAAGAAGTTTCgagtttttaatgacgtcacagaaaatgtgctgacgcaagaaaAAATTCAttaccgccattttgttccttttgtcacgtactataagtgtgccaagtttgattcgaTTTGAACAAggctatgaaaagttattgagggggaaTGGGGAGATTCCCccagtcataatatgttcgaaaaccccggaccgaatagggttaaaatatcatttaagaatttttaaatttatttaataacgGATGTTAGTAGTTGACATTTCAGTGTGAATTCGTTATGTAAATTCatgtgaaagaaaaaatattaataattgtGAATGAAAAGACTTGGGGCTTGACGATTTGCGCTGTTAGCAAAATACTGGAATTTTGGAGTATAGAACTTGAAAACCAAGGAATATGGGAGGAACATTGATTATCccgaaatttcaaaattaaaatctcAATTATTATGATATGCAACATCTCGAAAATATTTATACAAGTCAATAATAACTTCTTAGAAACTTCTATGAACAAAGTATTCCATTAGTTCAgaaattaaaatataagaatttgAGTGatttagtttttatatttggaacTTGCGCTTAACTTTTGCCACTTCATTCTGGTTGCTTCTTAAAGCTTCTTTGTCGTTTCTAGGTAGTTTGTGCTCGTTTTCTGTTTCAGTAAAACCAGCAAGATTTATTAGAAATGCTGATGGCGGCTCTTTTGATGATGGCTGTCCTGAAAGAGAAAATacatttgtaaaaattaaacaGGAATACACTTTTAACACAGGTTGGATTAAAACAGGATTATTATCCAAcagtttctttaaattatttgaaGTTGTTACTAATGTAAAAGAGGTATATATACTTATTAAAAAAGGAGCTctgactgaaaaaaaaaataattatcagaaatcaaacaaaatataaCACCATGTTTAGCCGAGAGCATTAAATAatgagaaaaaatcaaaatggttaaaaaatcaattgtgGCAGCTATTAGTCATGATTGTGCTTTCTCAGCCCCATTTCATGAGAATCTAAAGTGTAACCACGTCGGTAAAGAGTAAAATTTTATGTCTAAACAGTAACGAATAGGTAAACTAGCTGTAGGCAAAACAATTCTTCTAACTTTATGTACGGGCTAAGAAAATTGAACAGATATGATCCGGGTATGCCACATTTTATATATATGccacattattaaaaaaattaagcccAGAACGATTAGGGTGCTGCCGAAGGACAGAATATACAATACAAGTTTTGCTGCATACGAAATTTTGTACCTCGTGTATACAATCTAAATATCACACAAAAAATACTGTACCGTTGTGTACGACATAATAAATGTTAAACGATATCATCTGGAACTTGCCAATCCAAcatacagaaaaaagagaaaaaaggaaagaaaacgAAGATTTTGTGTTGAATATTTCAAGTTGAAATTGGTTTATAAAACCGCTAATAAGGAAATTAATACCATTGGAGAAATTTTATgtcttgtatatatatttttatctttttgcttttattttgtttttcccgttttttattgctttttataACGAATTTAGTGAGCATGACATAAAacgtacaaaaaaaatcatattagtCAAAGTAATCATTTTATGTCATTGAGGTAGCTGTTAACTCGTGTAGCAATAGGAATAATTTTATCTGTAAgacttttctatttttatttataactttAATAGAGATAAAAGGCTTACCGATCTCTATTAAACCAGCTGATTACCTGTTGAAAATAATAGCAATAATGTCCATTGAAAACATGTGACAAAGGGAATCGCCCCTTAACCAAGTTGCAAGTGATATACACTCAAATTTATTCAACCAGAGACAGGTGCTAGAAGCTACTTCGATTAATAGTAATAAATAGTATTGATAACTCTACACCTTGTTAAAAAGCGACAACTTTTCACGAAAAATATAAGTTTGTGGCGGTTAATATTTGATAGTCATTGAAGAATGCAAGTGATTTACTTCAGAGATTTTCTATTATATATTTACATAACATAATATCACTAACGCCTTTTTGTAACGAAAATATTTTACAGATTCGCGCCTGTGTCTTATAACGttgtatttcattttaaatttaaagaataTTGGAAACACCGGAGATAGAAAATATGGAGGAGAAAATGCTTATCCTCCTCTCCCTTTCACACATTTCAGCTTCCGTCTTAACGTTTTATAAAGTTGCCGAAGACACAGAAATTAATACCACGTATCATTCCAATCTCATTAAAATGTCAACTGTGAATCGATCGGAGGAATGTTTTGGCGAATGCGTGCTTAATCTGAACTGTCAATCCTTTTCATTTCTTTCCGCCACAAGACGCTGTGTGTTTTACAATATTGATCGCTGTTCATCAAATTTAATACCACGCGCAGGAGTGAAGTACTTCTACCGAATGCAAGTAACAGAAGGATCGTACAGTTTCAAGCTGAAGCACAAGTCTGGTTTGGAAGTTGGTTACGTATTTGGTATAGGCGGTCTGAGGTTTAAATCGTGGTCGTCATTATCCCTTAACTTCACGAAGTGTTTAATGTTGGAAGGGAGCAAGTGTATGCACAAAAAAAACAGCATGGTGGTTCGTGATGATCCCCCTAGTTGCAGTAATTTTAATTTGATCCCAGTTGGTCAATATTACATGGTACAAATAGGACAATCAGGTTTGTGTTTGGGTTCTTCTAGTATTACACCTGTTAACGAAGACCTGGTTAGTGCAATAACTTGCAACACAAGTGACGATGGGGTCTTGTTCTCGTTATTACCGTTTAGTAACCACGTACTGCTTATTGATGGCAAATAGAAGAACGCAAAATTTACAGCAAAACCATTTTTCAGTGAACCTTTACGATTATAAAGAAATTTTGCTATATTCAATTTAATGCTTTTCTTAAGGGCTAATTCAGCAAACATTTTTCAGGGAATAATTTTGCGAGTCAATAAAAACAGCCCACACAAATTcgaaagaagaaagttattttttcttgcATGCTAGTTATGTTGAGGAGAAAATCTTCTCTcgaaaaaatattattcttgGAACTAGCTTTTTTACTTGTTTCGCATTATGTCAGTGAAAAAGCAAAGGttatttaattttacaaaatttgattcttagatatacaaagaaaatcatccaatttttcttgaaaatgtGGACAGCCAAAACGTGTTCTTGTAAATTATGTGAACAATCCATATTTAATGTTTTACAAcggaaaattttaatttgtttagtaAATGAAGTTAGCTCCCGGTAACTCGGACACTAGATAAATCGAACTTTCGAACCATTTTCCTGGGTCCCTTGAACTTTCGTTAATACTTTCTTCTAAGCTAGTCTAATTTCTTCGGATAACTCGATCTTTTTATTCGTGAAAAGGAAATTAAAGACTATATAAATatcttattttaatgttttttagttGTGATTAACTGCTGatataatatagatagataaTGTTGTCTGTAAAGGACTGGCATGccttttttatcactaaaatctTACTTTTCCCACATCTTAAAAAGATCTCTTAAACTCGAACTATAATCTAATTTTAGACTGAATTCAACTTAACGGGAGCTTCATTTTACTCGAAAATTTGTTAAGTCGAACTATTTGTTGATCCTTTCGAGGTATAAGTTCCTGAGAGTTGACTGtatgaaaattgtttttattagtaAGTGTGAACAGTCATCTTTTACGTTCGAATGCAATATGTAAACTCgtggaaaataataataatgataataatatctGTATTTGCGTTGTTTCTGCACACGTTCTATGAACATTCGTTTCGTTGCACCGACATAAACAACATGAGAATTCTTACACAGGGAATTTTGTAGACAGTACTTAATTAATTCTCTAGACATATTTTGTCTGTCAGATGCAACGTTGCGTGTTTTTAGATTCAAGcaatagttttttttatgattCTTAAATACCTAGCGATGTATGTTATTT
The genomic region above belongs to Hydractinia symbiolongicarpus strain clone_291-10 chromosome 4, HSymV2.1, whole genome shotgun sequence and contains:
- the LOC130640665 gene encoding uncharacterized protein LOC130640665 — translated: MKLYIALALICISALALAEEVEQDKTSEVTDLEDPTYYRRCGPYKRYSSATHYCYQNKLYSRKYYRYCGKYIYNIRSHFCFRRRVYAKKYYRICGYGVCNRRTQFCWKRRCYSKRWYRICGYKVCNKHTQFCWRRKCYAKRWYKICGYGVCNKHTQFCWRRRCYSKRWYAICGYGVCNKHTHFCWKRRCYLKKWYRICGYGVCHKRTHFCYRRRCYSKKLYGYCGKSIYRKSSYRCHYNKLRRYKPY